A window from Deltaproteobacteria bacterium RIFCSPHIGHO2_02_FULL_44_16 encodes these proteins:
- a CDS encoding nicotinate-nucleotide diphosphorylase (carboxylating): MNSHIEKLISLALQEDICMGDITTEAIISTSAKGRAEIRAKEDLIISGLIVAHKVFKTVDPKMKWTTVCKEGDHLKAKGVIAHIEGSLASILTAERTALNFLQHLSGIATFTKRFVDLAQGNVKILDTRKTIPGLRELQKAAVKAGGGTNHRMGLYDLYMIKNNHITADGGIKEAIAKIKKHVGASGRSPLRIEVETRTLDEVHIAAEAHVDIIMLDNMSPDMIREAVAITKKYSPRSLLEASGNMTLETLPNYLSTGIDFISVGSLTHSAPAVDIHLVIRPLSKQMRYG, encoded by the coding sequence ATGAATTCTCACATCGAAAAATTAATTTCCCTTGCCCTTCAAGAAGACATCTGCATGGGCGATATCACGACAGAAGCTATCATTTCTACTTCAGCCAAAGGTCGTGCGGAAATTCGTGCGAAAGAAGATCTCATCATCTCTGGACTCATTGTCGCACATAAAGTTTTCAAAACCGTTGATCCAAAAATGAAATGGACAACCGTGTGTAAAGAAGGAGATCATCTCAAAGCGAAAGGTGTTATCGCACACATCGAAGGTTCTCTTGCTTCAATCTTAACTGCAGAGCGCACGGCACTTAACTTTCTTCAGCACTTAAGTGGTATTGCAACGTTTACAAAACGTTTTGTCGATCTTGCACAGGGGAACGTGAAAATTCTCGACACACGAAAAACCATTCCTGGACTTCGTGAGCTTCAAAAAGCAGCCGTCAAAGCTGGTGGCGGGACCAATCATCGGATGGGACTGTATGATCTCTATATGATCAAAAATAATCACATCACGGCAGATGGTGGCATCAAAGAGGCGATTGCGAAAATAAAAAAACATGTAGGGGCAAGTGGCCGGTCGCCCCTACGCATTGAAGTTGAAACCAGAACACTTGATGAAGTTCACATTGCAGCTGAAGCACATGTCGACATCATTATGCTTGATAACATGTCGCCTGACATGATCCGCGAAGCAGTAGCAATAACGAAAAAATACTCGCCGCGATCGCTTCTCGAAGCGTCGGGAAACATGACATTAGAGACATTGCCAAACTATCTTAGTACTGGCATTGATTTCATTTCCGTGGGAAGCCTCACCCACTCTGCACCTGCGGTGGATATACACTTAGTAATAAGACCTCTTTCGAAACAGATGAGATACGGGTGA